From Osmerus mordax isolate fOsmMor3 chromosome 8, fOsmMor3.pri, whole genome shotgun sequence, a single genomic window includes:
- the sox11b gene encoding transcription factor SOX-11b codes for MVQQTEHSETESSMSQEATDSEENELMMACSPVPLKPDWCKTATGHIKRPMNAFMVWSKIERRKIMEQSPDMHNAEISKRLGKRWKMLKDSEKIPFIREAERLRLKHMADYPDYKYRPKKKPKLDSSTKPAAQSPEKTSMKPVKAPGKKFTKLKTTKAVTTRPSHDPRYDYVFTSFKTSKSIKREFTDDEEDDDDDEDFDEELASRIKVEEDEEPIPYNIAKVPASPTLSSTAESEGASMYEESRNANAAPNRLFYNFKNITKQSTNCPASLSPASSFRSVSTSSSSSEDSDDLLVDFSLNLASGAHASELGNSNSGNLSLSLVDKDLDSFSEGSLSSHFEFPDYCTPELSEMIAGDWLEANFSDLVFTY; via the coding sequence ATGGTGCAGCAAACAGAACACAGCGAAACGGAGAGCAGCATGTCCCAGGAAGCTACTGACTCCGAGGAAAACGAACTGATGATGGCGTGCAGTCCGGTGCCGCTAAAACCAGACTGGTGCAAGACAGCAACCGGTCATATCAAGCGACCCATGAATGCATTCATGGTTTGGTCGAAAATCGAGAGGAGAAAGATCATGGAGCAGTCTCCGGACATGCACAACGCAGAAATTTCCAAGAGACTTGGAAAGCGGTGGAAAATGCTAAAGGACAGTGAAAAGATTCCCTTCATAAGGGAAGCCGAGAGACTCCGGCTAAAACACATGGCTGACTACCCTGACTACAAGTACCGACCCAAGAAAAAACCAAAGCTTGACAGTTCTACTAAACCAGCCGCACAGTCGCCAGAGAAGACGAGCATGAAACCTGTTAAAGCTCCGGGAAAGAAATTCACTAAATTGAAAACTACCAAGGCAGTCACAACCAGACCGTCCCATGACCCTCGCTATGACTACGTTTTTACCAGCTTTAAGACCAGCAAGTCTATCAAAAGGGAATTTACTGACGACGAGGAAGATGACGACGACGATGAGGACTTCGATGAAGAACTAGCCTCTCGGATTaaagtggaggaggatgaggaaccGATCCCCTACAACATCGCCAAAGTGCCCGCCAGCCCCACGCTGAGCTCCACTGCTGAGTCGGAGGGCGCGAGCATGTACGAGGAGTCTAGGAATGCGAACGCTGCCCCCAACAGACTGTTCTACAATTTCAAGAACATTACTAAGCAGAGCACAAATTGTCCTGCTTCACTCTCACCAGCATCTTCATTCAGGTCAGTCTCCACCTCGTCCAGCTCCAGTGAGGATTCGGACGACTTACTGGTTGACTTCAGTTTAAACTTAGCATCCGGTGCTCATGCATCAGAGCTCGGGAACTCAAATTCAGGAAACCTGTCTCTTTCCTTGGTGGATAAAGACTTGGACTCTTTCAGCGAGGGCAGTCTCAGCTCTCACTTTGAATTCCCAGACTATTGCACCCCCGAGCTGAGCGAAATGATCGCAGGGGATTGGCTCGAGGCGAACTTTTCCGATTTGGTGTTCACGTACTAA